One region of Permianibacter fluminis genomic DNA includes:
- a CDS encoding FAD-binding oxidoreductase: protein MLTTPIRLLDSAMISRNVRRLRFVRSDGGSFAYRPGEFVSLHLPDDSGEIYKRSYSIATVADNPAAAETLELVASHVENGKATRWFWQAQPGAEIAFSGPHGLLVWPEVLPKRLILIATGTGVAPYRAMLKQMQPHLTQGMQVHLLFGVRDQAEAFYLDDFRAQAQAFPSFQFSLCVSRAAATAPDEYAGRVTDRLQQLNPQADTDLVYLCGNPAMVDEVFERLKAVGFGVKTVKREKYIFSRA, encoded by the coding sequence ATGCTCACCACTCCCATTCGATTGCTCGACTCGGCCATGATCAGCCGCAACGTGCGCCGGCTGCGCTTTGTTCGCAGCGATGGCGGCAGCTTTGCCTACCGGCCGGGTGAATTTGTTTCGCTGCATCTGCCCGATGACAGCGGCGAGATTTACAAGCGCAGTTACAGCATTGCCACCGTTGCCGACAACCCCGCTGCTGCCGAGACGCTGGAGCTGGTCGCCAGTCACGTTGAAAACGGCAAGGCCACGCGCTGGTTCTGGCAGGCGCAGCCGGGCGCCGAAATTGCTTTTTCCGGCCCGCATGGCCTGTTGGTCTGGCCGGAAGTGCTGCCGAAGCGGCTGATTTTGATCGCCACCGGCACCGGCGTAGCGCCCTATCGGGCCATGTTGAAACAAATGCAGCCGCATTTGACGCAAGGCATGCAGGTGCATCTGCTGTTTGGTGTCCGCGATCAAGCCGAGGCATTTTATCTCGACGATTTTCGCGCGCAGGCGCAGGCTTTCCCGTCATTCCAGTTCAGCCTGTGCGTGTCGCGCGCGGCAGCCACTGCGCCCGATGAATATGCCGGCCGGGTCACTGATCGCTTGCAGCAGCTGAATCCGCAGGCGGACACGGATCTGGTCTATCTTTGTGGCAACCCGGCCATGGTCGATGAAGTGTTCGAGCGCCTGAAAGCCGTCGGGTTTGGCGTCAAGACCGTCAAGCGGGAGAAGTATATTTTTTCGCGCGCCTGA
- a CDS encoding choice-of-anchor H family protein: MLRSAVALALVLAMPAAWAASETPATSASSSGNYVASKSAASTTAGSAAAVANKAPDTGSSSPQSHYQSGRSADSQNETEPDNGSVGQKAGNAATTPVHYRDERVLAASGQKTTQKEAARPDTVTLRSSSYGFRLWDAGRDLISDVDADGYFRRFEIRFDADVSSGDAKVYAKLYLRRVGDTGPWEHYYTTDDFWIYGNSDSDDYYVDTTLNDGYPTGDYDVLIDLYEVGYSGIVATIGPFEDASLRDLRLEDAGLDIPLPNAGYHINDVDTTLLIDSDHDGYYSKFSISFDPDRDFGASMAYAVLRVRADDGNWQTEHTSEVFQVDESGDADRFSFTGDWLSGYITSRYDVQIDLYDAASNLLVATVSSERPELSRVPLEDAGRDTVANGGSNGGGGSSHSSESGGGGSMSWLLLGVVAGLIFARWRSQRDRLLQKARNKPSQPL; encoded by the coding sequence ATGTTACGCAGCGCCGTTGCCCTTGCTCTAGTACTGGCCATGCCAGCCGCTTGGGCCGCCAGCGAAACGCCGGCGACTTCAGCCAGTTCGTCTGGCAATTATGTTGCGAGCAAATCTGCGGCATCGACAACCGCTGGCAGTGCGGCTGCGGTGGCCAACAAAGCGCCAGATACGGGCAGTTCCTCGCCGCAGTCGCATTATCAGTCTGGCCGCAGCGCCGACAGCCAAAATGAAACCGAGCCCGACAATGGCTCGGTAGGGCAGAAAGCCGGCAACGCGGCGACCACACCGGTGCACTACCGTGATGAACGTGTGCTGGCAGCCAGCGGCCAGAAGACCACGCAGAAAGAAGCCGCCCGTCCGGATACCGTCACCTTGCGCAGCAGCAGCTACGGCTTCCGGCTTTGGGATGCTGGCCGCGACCTGATCAGCGATGTCGATGCCGACGGCTATTTCCGCCGCTTCGAAATCCGCTTTGATGCCGATGTCAGCAGCGGTGATGCCAAGGTCTACGCCAAACTGTATCTGCGCCGGGTCGGCGACACCGGTCCTTGGGAGCATTACTACACCACCGATGATTTCTGGATCTACGGCAACAGCGACAGCGATGACTACTACGTCGACACCACGCTGAATGACGGTTATCCGACCGGTGACTACGATGTCCTGATCGATTTGTACGAGGTCGGTTATAGCGGCATCGTCGCGACCATCGGTCCGTTTGAGGACGCGTCGCTGCGGGATTTGCGACTGGAAGATGCCGGGCTCGACATTCCGTTGCCGAATGCGGGTTATCACATCAATGATGTCGATACCACGCTGCTGATCGACAGCGATCACGACGGCTACTACTCCAAGTTCAGCATCAGTTTTGATCCGGACCGCGATTTTGGCGCCAGCATGGCCTATGCGGTGTTGCGGGTGCGTGCCGATGATGGCAACTGGCAGACCGAACATACCTCGGAAGTATTCCAGGTCGATGAAAGCGGTGATGCCGATCGCTTCAGCTTCACTGGCGACTGGCTGAGTGGGTACATCACCTCACGCTACGATGTGCAAATCGATCTGTACGATGCCGCGAGCAATCTGCTGGTGGCGACCGTCTCCAGCGAACGGCCGGAATTGTCACGGGTGCCGCTGGAAGATGCCGGTCGCGATACGGTGGCCAACGGCGGCAGCAATGGCGGTGGCGGCAGCAGCCACTCCAGTGAAAGCGGTGGTGGTGGCTCGATGAGTTGGTTGTTGCTGGGCGTGGTGGCCGGGCTGATTTTCGCCCGCTGGCGCAGCCAACGTGATCGGCTGCTGCAAAAGGCTCGTAACAAGCCAAGCCAGCCGCTGTAA
- a CDS encoding PH domain-containing protein: MDSYVKKVLISGERILHTGQVSWWTLLGPLALSAMLLASALSLQLLHPIPVLPLVLLAASALVALVAYVRQRSTELAITNKRIIVKRGFVRRDTIEINLVKVESLQVEQNLLGRMLNFGDIIVSAGGGPMAPVSGIAAPLVFRQHFNEATDQSQQPAKAG; encoded by the coding sequence ATGGATTCCTATGTCAAGAAAGTGCTGATCAGCGGCGAGCGGATTTTGCACACCGGCCAAGTCTCGTGGTGGACCTTGCTCGGGCCGCTGGCGCTATCGGCAATGTTGCTGGCCAGTGCGCTGAGCTTGCAGCTGCTGCATCCGATCCCGGTGCTGCCACTGGTGTTGCTGGCCGCGTCGGCGCTGGTGGCGCTGGTCGCCTACGTGCGGCAACGCTCAACCGAGCTTGCCATTACCAACAAGCGCATCATCGTCAAACGCGGCTTTGTCCGCCGCGACACCATCGAAATCAATCTGGTCAAAGTCGAGAGCTTGCAGGTGGAGCAAAACTTGCTCGGCCGGATGCTGAATTTCGGCGACATCATCGTTTCCGCCGGCGGCGGCCCGATGGCGCCGGTCAGCGGCATTGCCGCGCCGCTGGTTTTTCGCCAGCACTTCAACGAAGCCACCGACCAAAGCCAGCAACCGGCAAAAGCCGGCTAA
- a CDS encoding YchJ family protein, whose translation MAKTAAAPACPCSPERRYADCCGRYHAGQIAPTPEALMRSRYSAYVLGLDDYLLASWHASSRPAALDLQDEPPRKWLDLTINRQYTNPDDTGVVEYCARFKIGGRAYRLHETSRFVREQGRWYYRDGDIHD comes from the coding sequence GTGGCAAAAACCGCTGCTGCGCCTGCCTGCCCGTGCTCACCTGAGCGTCGCTATGCCGACTGCTGCGGGCGCTATCACGCCGGCCAGATCGCGCCAACACCGGAAGCGCTGATGCGTTCGCGTTACAGTGCCTACGTGCTCGGCTTAGATGATTACCTGCTGGCGAGCTGGCATGCCAGCAGCCGACCTGCCGCGCTGGATTTGCAGGACGAGCCGCCACGCAAATGGCTCGACTTGACCATCAACCGGCAGTACACGAATCCCGATGATACCGGCGTGGTCGAATACTGCGCCCGGTTCAAGATCGGCGGGCGAGCCTATCGCCTGCACGAAACCAGCCGCTTTGTCCGTGAGCAGGGCCGTTGGTATTACCGTGATGGCGATATTCACGACTAA
- a CDS encoding outer membrane beta-barrel protein: protein MMMKKSLLSLAVFAAAGVGAAQASDLSYNYVQGSYTETEIDAEGASIDIDGFNLGGSFELGDMFFVTLEAGKASGNDNFLGADVDVDTDSRTIGFGFHTAINDKVDFVASLAKSTVDVTVDVDGFNEFDGDADANLLSVGVRGLASESVELFANAIYVDGDDDSETDLNFGGMYHVSSNFGLGLSFTSADDADATSVFARFTF from the coding sequence ATGATGATGAAGAAATCGCTGCTGTCCCTCGCTGTGTTCGCCGCTGCTGGCGTTGGTGCGGCGCAGGCCAGTGATCTGTCCTACAACTATGTGCAGGGCAGCTACACCGAAACGGAAATCGATGCTGAAGGCGCGTCCATTGATATCGACGGCTTCAATCTTGGCGGCTCATTTGAATTGGGCGACATGTTTTTCGTGACACTCGAAGCCGGCAAGGCCAGCGGCAACGACAACTTCCTGGGTGCCGATGTCGATGTTGATACCGACAGCCGCACCATCGGTTTTGGTTTTCACACCGCCATCAACGACAAGGTCGACTTTGTTGCCAGCTTGGCCAAGTCAACGGTTGATGTCACCGTTGATGTTGACGGCTTCAACGAGTTTGATGGCGATGCCGATGCCAATCTGCTGTCGGTCGGCGTGCGCGGTCTGGCCAGCGAATCGGTCGAGCTGTTTGCCAACGCGATCTACGTCGATGGCGACGATGACTCCGAAACCGATCTCAATTTCGGCGGCATGTACCATGTCAGCTCGAATTTCGGTCTTGGTTTGAGCTTCACCTCGGCGGACGATGCCGATGCCACCTCGGTGTTTGCTCGCTTCACGTTCTAA
- a CDS encoding TonB-dependent receptor, translating into MRRVWPACLLIAAPWMATAHAAETTELFSLSLDELARVVVTSASRKAERLIDAPATVIVLTQNDLRLRGYRELSEIFDDLPGMDVSRPYGDTWFQNQWRGIRKSISVPYLLMLDGLPLNHLYFNQAEIISALPMNEIDRVEVVYGPAAVVYGANAFVGVINVITRQQLGENGTHFTGQLRRGSFNAEELDFHYLQQRDDWRMSIAGRLDRGERDPDQADGYEWLNDRYYSDRQLWGAFVDDPDYGGRHDSPHEHSGIDVRLGWHDTELSAQYFVLESGFGSVYAADAAQNHAVWREPDLILSLRQQHQGESWQGNTILRYRESGVADNSYFLEGYNVTDEFGVTRRVVDFSYWGSENDSLALLHDGQTTLSEHWSLVAGGKYARKNLQKAYRTNYGPSVDPETLLDLADYPFPDHASNDSIPNNHIETREWSLYGQLRYSTEGVFAASDQHIVTIGLRHDGHSEYDSATSLRGGYVLSNGRWTGKVLYGESFNEPAPRELYGGWRGSGSDPQLDPETGKTLETQIAYAGPNYSLWLSRWQLRTRNDIVTFSGGARNEGEREIDGWDLGWRWKLAAESFWQTQLWGYYSYIDANEIAAGSEQSIPVGDTADNKLQFGLTWTPAQQTALTLRGRHIGSRDTVASNPAEHLDSYTVCDMTLLWRGIIDPSLSLSVTVLNLFDKDYAQPGVREAAAGFSPGSRDNNDVWQGSASFYNSLLPQEGRSIQLSFYWDI; encoded by the coding sequence ATGCGGCGAGTCTGGCCAGCATGCCTGTTGATTGCTGCGCCATGGATGGCAACGGCCCATGCGGCCGAGACAACGGAGCTGTTTTCCCTGTCGCTGGATGAACTGGCCAGGGTGGTGGTGACCTCGGCATCACGCAAAGCCGAGCGGCTGATTGACGCGCCGGCCACCGTCATCGTGTTGACGCAAAACGATTTGCGCTTGCGCGGCTATCGCGAACTGTCCGAAATTTTCGACGATCTGCCGGGCATGGATGTGTCCCGCCCTTACGGTGACACCTGGTTCCAGAACCAGTGGCGCGGCATCCGCAAAAGCATCTCCGTGCCCTACTTGCTGATGCTCGATGGCTTGCCCCTGAATCATCTTTACTTCAATCAGGCGGAGATCATCAGTGCGCTGCCGATGAACGAAATTGACCGGGTCGAAGTGGTCTACGGCCCGGCCGCGGTGGTGTATGGCGCCAACGCCTTTGTCGGTGTCATCAACGTCATCACCCGACAACAGCTCGGCGAAAATGGCACGCATTTCACCGGCCAGTTGCGCCGCGGCAGCTTCAACGCCGAAGAACTCGACTTCCATTACCTGCAGCAGCGGGATGACTGGCGCATGAGCATCGCCGGCCGGCTCGATCGCGGCGAGCGCGACCCCGATCAGGCCGACGGTTATGAATGGCTGAATGACCGCTACTACTCCGATCGTCAGCTGTGGGGCGCGTTTGTCGATGATCCGGATTACGGCGGCCGTCACGACTCGCCACACGAGCACAGCGGCATCGATGTCAGGCTCGGCTGGCACGACACTGAACTGAGTGCGCAATATTTCGTGCTCGAATCCGGCTTTGGCAGCGTGTATGCCGCCGACGCGGCGCAAAATCACGCGGTCTGGCGCGAGCCCGATCTGATCCTGTCGTTGCGCCAGCAGCATCAGGGCGAATCCTGGCAAGGAAACACGATCCTGCGTTATCGGGAAAGTGGCGTCGCCGACAATTCCTATTTTCTCGAAGGCTACAACGTCACCGATGAGTTTGGCGTGACGCGCCGGGTGGTGGATTTCTCCTATTGGGGTTCGGAAAACGACAGCCTGGCCCTGCTGCACGACGGCCAGACCACGCTGAGCGAACACTGGTCGCTGGTGGCCGGTGGCAAATACGCCCGCAAGAATCTGCAGAAAGCCTATCGAACCAATTACGGTCCGTCCGTTGATCCGGAAACGCTGCTCGATTTGGCCGACTACCCTTTCCCCGATCACGCCAGCAATGACAGCATTCCGAACAACCATATCGAAACCCGCGAATGGTCGCTATACGGACAATTGCGTTACAGCACCGAAGGCGTATTTGCCGCCTCCGATCAGCACATCGTGACCATCGGTCTGCGCCACGATGGTCACAGCGAATACGACAGCGCTACGTCGCTGCGCGGTGGCTATGTGCTGAGCAATGGCCGCTGGACCGGCAAAGTGCTGTATGGCGAATCGTTCAACGAACCAGCACCACGCGAACTGTATGGCGGCTGGCGCGGCAGCGGCAGTGATCCGCAGCTCGATCCGGAAACCGGAAAAACGCTGGAAACCCAGATTGCCTATGCCGGACCAAACTACAGCCTGTGGCTATCGCGCTGGCAGCTGCGCACCCGTAACGACATCGTGACGTTCAGCGGTGGCGCCCGCAATGAAGGCGAGCGAGAAATCGACGGCTGGGATCTCGGTTGGCGCTGGAAGCTGGCCGCCGAATCGTTCTGGCAAACCCAGCTCTGGGGTTATTACTCGTATATCGATGCCAACGAGATTGCGGCCGGCAGTGAACAATCGATTCCGGTTGGCGATACCGCCGACAACAAGCTGCAGTTTGGTTTGACCTGGACACCCGCACAGCAAACCGCACTGACGCTGCGCGGTCGACATATCGGCAGCCGCGACACGGTTGCGAGCAATCCGGCCGAGCATCTTGACAGCTACACCGTCTGTGACATGACGCTGCTCTGGCGCGGCATCATCGATCCCTCGCTAAGCCTGTCGGTAACCGTACTCAACCTGTTCGACAAGGACTATGCCCAGCCCGGCGTGCGCGAAGCTGCTGCCGGATTCAGTCCCGGCAGTCGCGACAACAATGACGTCTGGCAAGGCAGCGCCAGCTTTTACAATTCCTTGCTGCCGCAGGAAGGTCGCAGCATTCAGTTGTCATTTTATTGGGATATTTGA
- a CDS encoding rhodanese-like domain-containing protein yields MSTAPSFTRKSAVSQITAATPEDVIQHVQRRLALETDCWDVHDSISTGNKDFVLVDVRSPEMFSRGHLPGAVNIPHGKLIASRLQDFPPDSLFVVYCAGPHCNGSSRGALRLAQLGRPVKEMIGGVTGWLDEGFTLETASADQES; encoded by the coding sequence ATGAGCACCGCCCCGAGCTTCACCCGCAAAAGTGCCGTCAGCCAGATCACGGCCGCAACCCCAGAGGACGTCATCCAGCACGTGCAGCGCCGTCTGGCGCTGGAAACCGATTGCTGGGATGTGCACGACAGCATCAGCACCGGCAACAAGGATTTTGTTCTGGTCGATGTCCGCTCGCCGGAAATGTTCAGCCGCGGCCATCTGCCGGGTGCCGTCAATATTCCGCACGGCAAATTGATTGCGTCGCGTTTGCAGGACTTTCCACCGGACAGCTTGTTCGTGGTCTATTGCGCCGGCCCGCACTGCAACGGTTCCAGTCGCGGCGCCTTGCGGCTGGCCCAGCTCGGTCGACCGGTCAAGGAAATGATTGGCGGCGTAACCGGCTGGCTGGATGAGGGTTTCACGCTGGAAACAGCGAGCGCGGATCAAGAGAGCTGA
- the ftrA gene encoding transcriptional regulator FtrA, with the protein MARASRAEAGGSASASTESAATGSSPGLVAVLVYDGLCAFEYGIAVEAFGLPRPEFDFPWYEFALVAVEPGPIRMLGGMTATVSAGLATLAAARTIVVPGWRHHQAPVPPALLDAVRQAAANGARFLTICSGAFVLAEAGLLDGKRATTHWRYRDAFRARFPRVQLEPDVLYVDEGQVITSAGSAAGIDACLHLIRRDYGSKVANQVARRMVVPPHREGGQAQFVEAPLPAHPGRGIGEAMDWARARLTETITVPALAKQAAMSERTFLRRFQQAAGMAPKDWLIRERLYRSQALLESSSLSLAQIAEACGIASLETYRAAFRRVFGLTPARYRERFRRPAAGDVAGKTGLATLVRD; encoded by the coding sequence ATGGCGCGGGCATCCAGAGCGGAGGCGGGCGGATCGGCATCAGCATCAACGGAATCGGCAGCTACCGGCTCGTCGCCCGGACTGGTGGCGGTACTCGTCTATGACGGCTTGTGCGCCTTCGAATACGGCATTGCGGTCGAGGCCTTTGGCCTGCCGCGGCCGGAATTCGACTTTCCCTGGTATGAGTTCGCGCTGGTCGCGGTCGAGCCCGGTCCGATCCGGATGCTGGGCGGCATGACCGCCACGGTCAGCGCCGGGCTGGCCACGCTGGCTGCGGCGCGCACCATTGTCGTGCCCGGCTGGCGCCACCATCAGGCGCCGGTGCCGCCCGCGCTACTCGACGCGGTACGGCAGGCGGCGGCCAATGGCGCCCGCTTTCTGACCATTTGCTCCGGCGCGTTTGTGCTGGCCGAGGCCGGTCTGCTCGATGGCAAACGGGCGACCACCCACTGGCGCTATCGCGACGCTTTTCGCGCCCGCTTTCCGCGCGTTCAGCTTGAGCCCGACGTGCTCTATGTCGATGAGGGGCAAGTCATCACTTCGGCCGGCAGTGCGGCCGGCATTGATGCCTGCCTGCACCTGATCCGGCGCGATTACGGCAGCAAAGTGGCCAATCAGGTCGCCCGCCGGATGGTGGTGCCGCCACATCGGGAAGGCGGTCAGGCCCAGTTTGTCGAGGCTCCGCTGCCGGCTCACCCCGGCCGCGGGATCGGCGAGGCCATGGATTGGGCGCGGGCCCGGCTGACCGAAACCATCACGGTGCCGGCGCTCGCCAAGCAAGCGGCCATGAGCGAACGGACATTCTTGCGCCGGTTCCAGCAGGCTGCCGGCATGGCGCCGAAAGACTGGCTGATCCGCGAGCGCCTGTACCGCTCGCAGGCCCTACTGGAGTCGTCGTCGCTGTCGCTGGCGCAAATCGCCGAGGCCTGCGGTATCGCGTCGCTGGAAACCTACCGGGCCGCGTTCCGGCGGGTGTTCGGGCTGACGCCGGCGCGCTACCGCGAGCGCTTTCGGCGGCCGGCTGCCGGCGACGTGGCGGGCAAGACCGGCCTCGCCACTCTCGTTCGTGATTAA
- a CDS encoding isochorismatase family protein, which translates to MKSRKKSAVLLIDVQQSFEHKPYWRQDDLPAFQDRLLALLAGAKARNVPVVRILHVDPDGAFSLASGWVKPMAFLPADSAVEFVKSAHNSFTTTGLQRWLVEQDINHLIITGIRTEQCCETTTRVAADLGYAVDYVTEATLTFPMQHPVSGRVYSTAEIKEKTELVLHNRFAKIVTVEECLRGLDD; encoded by the coding sequence ATGAAATCACGGAAAAAATCGGCCGTTTTACTGATCGACGTCCAGCAATCGTTTGAGCACAAGCCTTATTGGCGGCAGGATGACCTGCCGGCATTCCAGGACCGCTTGCTGGCACTGCTCGCAGGTGCCAAGGCCCGAAATGTCCCGGTCGTGCGTATACTGCATGTCGACCCGGACGGCGCATTCAGCCTCGCCTCAGGCTGGGTCAAGCCGATGGCGTTTCTGCCCGCGGACAGTGCGGTCGAATTCGTCAAAAGCGCCCATAACAGCTTTACCACCACCGGTTTGCAACGCTGGCTGGTCGAGCAGGACATCAACCACCTGATCATCACCGGCATCCGCACCGAGCAATGCTGTGAAACGACCACCCGCGTGGCTGCCGATTTGGGCTATGCCGTGGATTACGTCACCGAAGCGACGCTGACGTTTCCGATGCAACACCCGGTCAGCGGTCGGGTGTACTCCACGGCTGAGATCAAAGAAAAAACCGAACTGGTGCTGCACAACCGGTTCGCCAAGATCGTCACGGTGGAAGAATGTCTGCGTGGGTTGGATGATTAA
- a CDS encoding GlxA family transcriptional regulator has protein sequence MRDMYFILLPNLLLLDMAGPWQVFRTVNKMVGPRFRLHMIGVSPQLEVGEGVTLADIEPLPEQLPDDAVVVIPGLHISGSKIDPLQTDACKAACHWLQHSLKPQHTLVAVCAGALVAAHAGLLAGKHCTTHHDLCARLAQTEPAARIADDRIFVQDGNVYTSAGVTSGLDLALYLVGEWCDQTTAIAVARDLVVYLRRSGDDPQLSPWLSWRNHMQAKIHRVQDLICRQPEKRWSLDELADAVHLSVRHLTRVFRDTTGISLHDYQQRIRLDHAKRLLSDTGHSVERIAELTGYGSARSLRRAWRSEHQDSPTAQRRVARQ, from the coding sequence ATGCGCGACATGTATTTCATCCTGCTGCCAAACCTGTTGCTGCTCGACATGGCCGGGCCGTGGCAGGTGTTTCGCACCGTCAACAAGATGGTGGGGCCGCGCTTTCGTTTGCACATGATTGGCGTCAGCCCGCAGCTGGAAGTCGGCGAGGGCGTCACCCTCGCCGACATCGAACCGCTCCCGGAGCAGTTGCCGGATGATGCAGTCGTGGTGATCCCCGGCCTGCACATTTCCGGTAGCAAAATTGATCCCTTGCAGACCGATGCCTGCAAGGCGGCCTGTCATTGGTTGCAGCACAGTCTGAAACCCCAGCACACGCTGGTCGCGGTTTGTGCCGGCGCGCTGGTCGCGGCGCACGCGGGCCTGTTGGCCGGCAAACACTGCACGACGCATCATGATCTGTGCGCGCGTTTGGCCCAAACAGAACCGGCAGCGCGCATCGCCGATGATCGGATCTTTGTTCAGGATGGCAATGTCTACACCAGCGCCGGTGTCACCTCCGGTCTGGATCTGGCGTTGTATCTGGTCGGTGAATGGTGCGATCAAACCACGGCGATAGCCGTGGCGCGTGATCTGGTGGTGTACTTGCGCCGCAGCGGCGACGACCCGCAGCTCAGTCCGTGGCTGTCGTGGCGCAATCACATGCAGGCGAAGATCCATCGCGTTCAGGATCTCATTTGCCGGCAACCGGAAAAACGCTGGTCACTCGACGAACTCGCAGATGCCGTGCATCTGTCCGTGCGCCACCTGACCCGGGTTTTCCGCGATACCACCGGCATCAGTCTGCACGACTATCAGCAGCGCATCCGGCTTGATCATGCCAAACGCCTGCTCAGTGATACCGGTCATTCGGTTGAACGCATCGCCGAATTGACCGGCTATGGCAGTGCCCGCAGTTTGCGCCGCGCCTGGCGCAGCGAGCATCAGGATTCGCCCACTGCGCAGCGCCGCGTCGCTCGGCAATAA
- a CDS encoding DUF1272 domain-containing protein, with protein MLQMRPNCECCNKDLPPDATDARICSFECTFCANCVDTVLHGKCPNCGGNFGIRPSRAERLLSKYPASTERIYKPDGCKPLN; from the coding sequence ATGCTGCAAATGCGCCCGAACTGTGAATGCTGCAACAAAGATCTGCCACCCGATGCCACCGATGCGCGCATCTGCTCATTTGAATGCACGTTTTGCGCAAACTGTGTCGACACCGTATTGCACGGCAAATGCCCGAACTGCGGCGGAAATTTCGGCATACGGCCGAGCCGCGCCGAACGCTTGCTGAGCAAATATCCGGCCTCGACTGAACGCATTTACAAGCCGGATGGCTGCAAGCCACTGAATTAA
- a CDS encoding DUF3088 family protein: MTLERDTLFLLAPDFADAKLGAQSFYCVHCAAIEGILHYYPDLARTLAVVRVAFPRPRPAIVALLGEAQQSCPVLVVARPHSAGRHLLKQSEATGAYFVSGVESIAAYLSAAYGIAEIHP; this comes from the coding sequence ATGACGCTGGAACGCGATACCTTGTTTCTGCTGGCGCCGGATTTTGCCGATGCCAAATTGGGCGCACAGTCTTTCTATTGCGTTCACTGTGCCGCCATTGAAGGCATTCTGCATTACTACCCCGACTTGGCGAGAACGCTCGCGGTAGTGCGCGTTGCCTTTCCGCGCCCGCGGCCGGCCATCGTTGCGCTGCTCGGTGAGGCCCAGCAGAGTTGCCCGGTGCTGGTGGTTGCGCGCCCTCATTCGGCTGGTCGCCATTTGCTCAAACAGAGCGAGGCGACCGGTGCGTACTTCGTCAGTGGAGTCGAGTCGATTGCCGCGTATCTTTCCGCTGCATACGGCATTGCCGAGATTCATCCCTGA
- a CDS encoding SDR family NAD(P)-dependent oxidoreductase, translating to MNPKIALITGGSRGLGRNSAIKLAQRGVDVILTYRSQQAEAAAVVAEIEQLGRRAVAVPLDVAQVGGFPAFAVAVKAALKTHWQRERFDYLVNNAGIGVHAAFADTSEAQFDQLMNVHLKGPFFLTQALLPLLADGGRIINISSGLARFAVPGYAAYAAMKGGIEVLTRYQAKELGSRGIAVNTIAPGAIETDFGGGMVRDNAEVNAFLAAQTALGRVGVPDDIGGVIASLLADDNRWINAQRIEASGGMFL from the coding sequence ATGAACCCGAAAATTGCACTGATAACCGGCGGCAGCCGCGGTCTCGGCCGCAACAGCGCCATCAAGCTCGCCCAGCGTGGCGTTGATGTCATCCTGACCTACCGCAGCCAACAGGCCGAGGCCGCCGCCGTCGTCGCCGAGATCGAGCAGCTCGGCCGACGCGCCGTTGCGGTGCCGCTGGATGTCGCGCAGGTCGGCGGCTTTCCTGCCTTTGCTGTAGCAGTAAAAGCCGCGCTGAAAACGCATTGGCAGCGCGAGCGCTTTGATTATCTGGTCAACAATGCCGGCATCGGTGTCCATGCCGCGTTTGCCGACACCAGCGAAGCGCAATTTGATCAGCTGATGAACGTGCACCTGAAAGGTCCATTTTTTCTGACCCAAGCATTGCTGCCGCTGCTGGCTGACGGTGGCCGCATCATCAATATTTCCAGCGGATTGGCGCGTTTTGCTGTGCCGGGCTACGCCGCTTACGCCGCCATGAAAGGCGGCATCGAAGTGCTGACCCGCTATCAAGCGAAAGAACTCGGCAGCCGCGGCATCGCCGTCAACACGATAGCGCCCGGTGCCATAGAAACCGATTTTGGCGGCGGCATGGTGCGCGACAATGCCGAGGTCAATGCCTTTCTGGCTGCGCAAACCGCGCTCGGCCGGGTCGGCGTGCCGGATGATATCGGTGGCGTTATTGCGTCACTGCTGGCAGACGACAACCGCTGGATCAACGCCCAGCGCATTGAAGCCTCGGGTGGCATGTTTCTGTGA